A single window of Hemicordylus capensis ecotype Gifberg chromosome 15, rHemCap1.1.pri, whole genome shotgun sequence DNA harbors:
- the LOC128338132 gene encoding testis-specific serine/threonine-protein kinase 2-like, protein MDDAAVLKKKGYILGGNLGESSFAKVKSAYSERLKFNVAVKITDRRKVPTEFLEKFLPRELEILSMVNHCSIIKIYEIFETSGKVYIVMELCAQGDLLEFIKSNRGLPEEVARRMFRQLCSAVKYCHDLDVVHRDLKCDNILLDKEMNIKLSDFGFSKRCYRDGNGKIIHSQTFCGSAAYAAPEVIQGIPYHPKVYDMWSLGVILYVMVSGYMPYDDSNVKRMLRLQKEHRVLFPESLSIECKDLIFRILQPNVSHRLRIEEVLNHPWVQGKRLKSRRCV, encoded by the coding sequence ATGGACGATGCTGCAGTGCTTAAGAAGAAAGGCTACATTCTGGGGGGGAATTTGGGGGAGAGCTCTTTTGCCAAAGTGAAATCTGCCTACTCGGAGCGTCTGAAATTCAACGTGGCCGTGAAAATCACAGACAGGAGGAAAGTTCCAACCGAGTTCCTGGAAAAATTCCTCCCCAGGGAGCTGGAGATCTTGTCGATGGTGAACCACTGCTCGATCATCAAGATCTACGAGATCTTTGAGACATCTGGGAAAGTCTACATTGTGATGGAACTTTGTGCCCAAGGAGATCTGTTGGAGTTCATCAAGAGCAACCGAGGGCTGCCCGAGGAAGTAGCCCGTCGGATGTTCCGGCAGCTGTGTAGCGCGGTGAAATACTGCCACGATTTAGACGTGGTGCACAGAGACCTGAAATGCGACAACATCCTTCTGGATAAAGAGATGAATATCAAACTCTCTGACTTTGGCTTTTCGAAACGGTGCTATCGGGATGGAAATGGGAAAATCATCCACAGCCAGACGTTTTGTGGCTCAGCGGCTTATGCTGCTCCGGAGGTGATCCAAGGTATCCCTTACCACCCCAAAGTTTATGATATGTGGAGCCTGGGCGTCATCCTTTATGTCATGGTCTCTGGGTACATGCCGTACGATGACTCCAACGTCAAGCGGATGCTCCGGTTACAGAAGGAGCATCGAGTGCTTTTCCCCGAGTCGTTGAGCATCGAATGCAAAGATCTTATTTTCCGCATACTACAGCCCAATGTTTCTCACCGACTAAGGATCGAAGAAGTTTTGAACCACCCTTGGGTGCAGGGGAAACGCCTGAAGTCACGCAGATGTGTTTGA